A genomic stretch from Pieris napi chromosome 18, ilPieNapi1.2, whole genome shotgun sequence includes:
- the LOC125058570 gene encoding serine/arginine repetitive matrix protein 1 isoform X2 — MSSRRNGSVSRAAETASKNRLHMDRNPQHAKITDPSNPAGRRKEIDNVMKRARQASPGSWDRKLLQVEEKDPNRWRHTGYKQLYLDGGGSPRSPRRSRSPVGRRSRSPVTRRSRSPVRRSPIRRSRSPIRRSRSPVRRSPRKSRSRSIRRSPRRSPRRSPVRRSSPVRSPRRRSPVPARTKRARPPPPPRNRPPSPPDPRKSSSGSSASSCSDESCSVCSAKNKKTAPPKPPPGVKPPVLPSPSKRPSGSSGAVVLPTRELLKAREASKRTREEKVLEWQRSQLAVRPTPPIPPAQIKREGERRRERPERPERGVSPAAIAAALAESESDSESDASASPPPQRLTLSERFGKMAQWSAARSARVENMNMRITRREAGLDVHIDPAPSREARPRSLSPGERPDDDVPGLEPAPIGSYPEELLAVAPGGLPSWDDVRVRYDYYKRRGYLRGLSLGDYVKWEEWWYKYQEWLKRERAYERWADGEAMPVRRDRRRRGGRHRRS, encoded by the exons ATGTCGTCCCGACGTAACGGATCGGTGTCCCGCGCTGCGGAAACCGCTTCTAAGAACAGACTACATATGGACAGGAATCCACAGCATGCCAAGATCACTG ATCCATCAAATCCTGCTGGTCGCCGCAAGGAGATTGACAATGTCATGAAGAGAGCCAGACAGGCCTCACCTGGCAGCTGGGATAGAAAACTGTTGCAGGTGGAGGAAAAGGATCCCAACAG ATGGCGACACACTGGATACAAGCAGCTGTATCTCGATGGAGGTGGTTCACCCAGGTCTCCGAGGCGTTCTag atcACCAGTCGGTCGTCGGTCACGTTCACCGGTAACGCGCCGGTCAAGGTCACCGGTACGTCGCTCGCCTATCCGCAGATCACGGTCACCCATTCGTCGGTCACGGTCGCCCGTACGCCGGTCGCCGCGGAAATCGCGTTCACGGTCAATACGCCGAAGCCCTAGGCGGTCTCCACGAAGAAGTCCTGTCAG ACGCAGCAGCCCAGTGCGAAGTCCCCGTCGTCGGAGCCCCGTCCCAGCCAGGACCAAGCGGGCTAGGCCTCCACCTCCGCCCAGGAATAGGCCGCCCAGCCCACCTGACCCCAGAAAG tcTTCTTCGGGGTCATCAGCAAGCAGTTGCTCTGACGAATCCTGTTCTGTTTGTTCAGCTAAGAACAAGAAGACTGCTCCACCCAAACCACCACCAGGTGTAAAGCCTCC agTTCTCCCGTCACCATCGAAGCGTCCATCTGGTTCCAGTGGCGCAGTGGTGCTACCCACTCGAGAACTGCTCAAGGCGAGGGAGGCCAGCAAGCGAACTCGAGAGGAAAAG GTGTTGGAATGGCAGCGCTCCCAGCTGGCAGTACGTCCGACCCCGCCCATACCCCCGGCGCAAATAAAAAGGGAAGGCGAGAGACGCCGAGAGAGGCCGGAGAGACCCGAACGCGGGGTTTCCCCGGCAGCCATTGCCGCCGCCCTGGCTGAGAGCGAGTCTGACTCCGAAAGTGATGCAAGTGCTTCCCCTCCGCCACAGAG gCTTACACTCTCCGAGCGTTTCGGCAAGATGGCGCAATGGTCGGCTGCGAGATCAGCTCGAGTGGAAAACATGAATATGAGAATAACAAGACGCGAAGCAGGCCTCGATGTCCACATCGACCCGGCTCCATCGAGGGAAGCCAGGCCCAGGTCTTTGAGTCCCGGGGAAAGACCTGATGATGATGTACC TGGTTTGGAACCAGCTCCCATAGGAAGTTACCCAGAAGAGTTGCTGGCTGTCGCTCCTGGTGGTCTACCCTCGTGGGATGATGTCAGGGTTAGATACGACTACTACAAGAGGAGAGGATATCTTAGGG GTCTATCTCTAGGTGATTATGTGAAGTGGGAGGAATGGTGGTACAAATACCAGGAGTGGTTGAAGCGCGAAAGGGCATACGAGCGGTGGGCTGATGGGGAAGCCATGCCG gtGCGTCGCGACCGGCGTCGTCGCGGAGGCCGGCACCGGCGAAGCTGA
- the LOC125058570 gene encoding serine/arginine repetitive matrix protein 1 isoform X1, which produces MSSRRNGSVSRAAETASKNRLHMDRNPQHAKITDPSNPAGRRKEIDNVMKRARQASPGSWDRKLLQVEEKDPNRWRHTGYKQLYLDGGGSPRSPRRSRSPVGRRSRSPVTRRSRSPVRRSPIRRSRSPIRRSRSPVRRSPRKSRSRSIRRSPRRSPRRSPVRRSSPVRSPRRRSPVPARTKRARPPPPPRNRPPSPPDPRKVLTSSSGSSASSCSDESCSVCSAKNKKTAPPKPPPGVKPPVLPSPSKRPSGSSGAVVLPTRELLKAREASKRTREEKVLEWQRSQLAVRPTPPIPPAQIKREGERRRERPERPERGVSPAAIAAALAESESDSESDASASPPPQRLTLSERFGKMAQWSAARSARVENMNMRITRREAGLDVHIDPAPSREARPRSLSPGERPDDDVPGLEPAPIGSYPEELLAVAPGGLPSWDDVRVRYDYYKRRGYLRGLSLGDYVKWEEWWYKYQEWLKRERAYERWADGEAMPVRRDRRRRGGRHRRS; this is translated from the exons ATGTCGTCCCGACGTAACGGATCGGTGTCCCGCGCTGCGGAAACCGCTTCTAAGAACAGACTACATATGGACAGGAATCCACAGCATGCCAAGATCACTG ATCCATCAAATCCTGCTGGTCGCCGCAAGGAGATTGACAATGTCATGAAGAGAGCCAGACAGGCCTCACCTGGCAGCTGGGATAGAAAACTGTTGCAGGTGGAGGAAAAGGATCCCAACAG ATGGCGACACACTGGATACAAGCAGCTGTATCTCGATGGAGGTGGTTCACCCAGGTCTCCGAGGCGTTCTag atcACCAGTCGGTCGTCGGTCACGTTCACCGGTAACGCGCCGGTCAAGGTCACCGGTACGTCGCTCGCCTATCCGCAGATCACGGTCACCCATTCGTCGGTCACGGTCGCCCGTACGCCGGTCGCCGCGGAAATCGCGTTCACGGTCAATACGCCGAAGCCCTAGGCGGTCTCCACGAAGAAGTCCTGTCAG ACGCAGCAGCCCAGTGCGAAGTCCCCGTCGTCGGAGCCCCGTCCCAGCCAGGACCAAGCGGGCTAGGCCTCCACCTCCGCCCAGGAATAGGCCGCCCAGCCCACCTGACCCCAGAAAGGTATTAACT tcTTCTTCGGGGTCATCAGCAAGCAGTTGCTCTGACGAATCCTGTTCTGTTTGTTCAGCTAAGAACAAGAAGACTGCTCCACCCAAACCACCACCAGGTGTAAAGCCTCC agTTCTCCCGTCACCATCGAAGCGTCCATCTGGTTCCAGTGGCGCAGTGGTGCTACCCACTCGAGAACTGCTCAAGGCGAGGGAGGCCAGCAAGCGAACTCGAGAGGAAAAG GTGTTGGAATGGCAGCGCTCCCAGCTGGCAGTACGTCCGACCCCGCCCATACCCCCGGCGCAAATAAAAAGGGAAGGCGAGAGACGCCGAGAGAGGCCGGAGAGACCCGAACGCGGGGTTTCCCCGGCAGCCATTGCCGCCGCCCTGGCTGAGAGCGAGTCTGACTCCGAAAGTGATGCAAGTGCTTCCCCTCCGCCACAGAG gCTTACACTCTCCGAGCGTTTCGGCAAGATGGCGCAATGGTCGGCTGCGAGATCAGCTCGAGTGGAAAACATGAATATGAGAATAACAAGACGCGAAGCAGGCCTCGATGTCCACATCGACCCGGCTCCATCGAGGGAAGCCAGGCCCAGGTCTTTGAGTCCCGGGGAAAGACCTGATGATGATGTACC TGGTTTGGAACCAGCTCCCATAGGAAGTTACCCAGAAGAGTTGCTGGCTGTCGCTCCTGGTGGTCTACCCTCGTGGGATGATGTCAGGGTTAGATACGACTACTACAAGAGGAGAGGATATCTTAGGG GTCTATCTCTAGGTGATTATGTGAAGTGGGAGGAATGGTGGTACAAATACCAGGAGTGGTTGAAGCGCGAAAGGGCATACGAGCGGTGGGCTGATGGGGAAGCCATGCCG gtGCGTCGCGACCGGCGTCGTCGCGGAGGCCGGCACCGGCGAAGCTGA